In Lycium ferocissimum isolate CSIRO_LF1 chromosome 7, AGI_CSIRO_Lferr_CH_V1, whole genome shotgun sequence, the sequence ACCAAACTTAGAAATTTGTGGGATGAACTCAATAATGCTTATGTTGGACCAGTTTGAACTTGTGGTGCTTTATCCAAGTTCATAGAGGATCAACAACCTTTTCAATTTCTCAATAGACTAAATGAATCTTACTCTACAGTCAAGAGTAACATCTTGATGATAAACCCTCCCCATCTATAAGCAAATCTTATTCTCTTTTTCAACAAGATGAAAGTCAAAGAGAAACTCCCTCTAACAATCCTAGTTTCTCAAGTGACTCTGCTGCCTTATTTACATCAAATTCCCACAAATTTCAGAACAATTTTAACAAGTTTAATCAGAAAGtgaattttgactaaaaaaaagAACCAGGACCTGGTGGTGCACCTGCTGGTACTCTTGGTGGTGTTTCTGGTGGTTTGTTTTGTAAGTACTGCAAAAAGACAAACCACACCATAGACAAGTGTCATAGACTACATGGATATCCTACTGACTATAAATTCACAAGGTCAAGAAAGTCAGCCTCATGTGTTCAAACTGAACCAAGTACTTATCCACCACCTGGTCCTTCTCCTTCCTCCTCGCAGAGATCTATGCCAAATGTTGTTCATGGTTTTAGTCTAGAGCAGGTTCAACAACTTCAAGCTATGTTCCAACAGGCTCAACTTTCTCCTAGTTATAACTTTGATCCTGCTTCTTCAGAGGATACTGGTTTTGCACATTTTGCAGGTTTATTCTCTACCTATGCTGTTAATTCTGTAGGTTATCATACTTGTGCTCCTTCACAATTAGGGGCAAACCCTTGGATTTTGGATTCAGGGGCTACAAACCATATGACTCCTCACAAACATcttcttcaaaatcttttccCTTTACCTAAACCTTTCCTTGTCACACTTCCAAATGgatataaaataaaagttatatcCACTGGGACCTTATATCTCATGAAGGATATAACTTTGCTTAGTGTCCTGTTAGTTCCTCCCTTCCAATTTAACCTAATTTCTTTGCATCAACTTATCTGTCAATTGAATTGTATAGTTATACTTGCCAGGCATCTTTGCTATTTACAGGGCCCATCTCAGAAGAGGCCATTGGTAATTGGAAGAGTTGCAGGGAAGCTATACTATCTATATCCAGATATTGATCTCTTTCTTTCTACTACTAGTGTTGGTCATGTTGAATGCAATAGTCTTATTCCTATGTCTTCCTTTGTTCATCCTAATGATAATCCTGCTCCACTTACTTGTAATAATTCTAGTTCTACTGATGTTTCTCTGCATTTCAATTCCAATAATTGTAATTCCAATTCAGttgtaaataaaatgaatttacTTTCTCACCAAAGATTAGGTTATATGCCATTTCGTAAGATGAGATCTATTCCATTTATCTCAGACAAAGTATCAACTAAGCaaccttttgtttttttcaatATGCCCAATGGCTAGACAACATAGAATCCCCTTAAAAAACAGTTCTGTTCATTCTACTAACCCATTTCAACTAGTGCATATTGACATCTGGGATCCCATAATACTAAAACGTACAATGGTTACAGATATTTCTTGACCCTAGTAGATGATTTCACTAAAGCAACCTGAACTCACCTTTTATCTTGTAAGAGCAATGCGCTGTCTATTCTTAAAGCATTCACCTCCATGGTTTCAGTTCACTTTCAGTCCAAGGTTCAAACCTTTAGGTCATATAATGCTTTTAAACTTGGTAGTAGTAATGAAACAATTGCATTCTTTTCCAGTCAAGGTATCTTACACCAAACTTCCATTCCTCATATtccacaacaaaatggagttatagaaagaaaacaaaagcatctcttggaaatttctagagccCTTCTATTTCAGTCCAACCTGCCTCTTAAGTCTTTGGGGTGATTGTGTTTTAACTGCTACATACCTTATCAATAGAATCCCGTCACCTGTCCTAAATCATATTTCTCCTTTTGAAAAACTACATCAAACTCCTCTAATTTATGATCACTTAAGATCCTTTGGTTGTTTGTGTTTTGCCACTGCCCCTAAGGTCACCAAAGACAAGTTTCAGTCTAGATGCATTAAATCTGTCTTCTTAGGTTATCTTTGTGAAAAGAAAGGTTACAAGCTCCTCAACCTCACTTCACATTCTATTTTCTACTACAGGGATGCTATATTTCATGAGcattattttccttattcttcatcttctccttcCATCTTTACTCCAGTTCTTGTGCTTGACTATACTGATCCACCATATTCCACTAGTCTTTTTGTACCCTCAGTCATTCCTACTTCTCCACACTCGTCTTCACCTGTTATTTCTGATTCTCCTCTTCCTAGTCCTTCTTCTACTCATCTTATCAATACTACTCTTGCCACCTGGTTTCCCAGTTTTAGCTCCATCCAGGACTTCTTCTAGAccaaaacaacaaccatctTACTAGTCTGATTatatttgttcttttgtttCCGGCCCTTCCAAGGCCCCTTCTAGTGTTGTTCACACGCACGAACCTCGATATCAACAAGTCGCCAATCAACACAGCAAGAGAGGCCAtgcaaaaataatttcaagcaCTTGATGCAAACCACACATGAGACATTGTTCCCCTTCCTTCCCACAAAAAGGCTATCCCTTATAAATGAGGTTACAAGATCAAACAAAAAGCTGATGGTTCAGTAGAAAGATACAAAGCTAGACTTGTCATAAGGGGTGACACTCAAAGGGAAGGCATAGACTTCACTGAGACATTCTCTCCTGTCATTAATCTCACTACCATTAAGTGTTTGTTGACTCTTACTATCAAGAGGGGCTGGACAGTGTTTCAGTTGGATGTGAATAATGCCTTCATCCATGGTGATCTCCATGAGGAAGTTTACATGAAAGTACCACCTGGCTTGGAtgtttcttctccttctccttcttcctcATCTACACAGGTTTGTAAGCTCAGAAAATCTCTCTATGGCCTTAGACAGGCTTCCAGGCAATGGTTTTCAAAATTGTCTGAAGCACTGCTTTCAAAAGGCTACATTTCCAGTAAAAATGATTATTCTCTGTTTATCAAACACTCTTCTGGTTCTCTCATGGTCTTAGCTGTAGATGTGGATGACATCCTCTTGGATGGTGATGATATTGATGAACTAAATGCCCTGAAATAGTTTCTGGATACCCAGTTTAAGATCAAGAATTTGGGTCAAGTTCACTACTTCCTTGGTTTGGAAGTCACAGCTCATCCTCAAGGTTACATCATTAGTCAACATAAATACACCACTAATTTACTTGCTGAATTTAAGTGTCACCAATTTTCCCTAGTTGTCACTCCCCTTGATACTTCTGTCAAGTTTACCTTGGACATGGATGAACCTCTTTCTGATCCTAGCATTTACAAAAGATTAATTGGTAAACTCAACTTTCTCCAACACACAAGTCCTGATATTGCCTTTTCAGTCCAACACTTAAGTCAATTTTTGCAAGCCCCTCAGTTTCCTCATATGTTAGCTGCTTTACATGTCTTGAGATACCTTTCTAAGGACCTGCTCAAGGTATTTTACTATCCAACTCTTCAGATTTTTCACTGAAAGCTTACTCAGACTCAGATTTTTCTATCCAACTCTTGCATTTTTCACTGAAAGCTTACTCAGACTCAGATTGGGCTATTTTACTATCCAACTCTTCAGATTTTTCACTGAAAGCTTACTCAGACTCAGATTGGGCTGCATGTTCTATTTCTCGCAAATCTGTCACTGGTTATTTTGTGTTTTTGGGCGGCAGTCCTGTTTCCTAGAAATGCAAAAAGCAGCCCACTATCTCATTATCATCTGCTGAGGCTGAATATAGAGCCCTTCGCAAAGTTGCTGCTGAGATTTCTTGGCTTACCAGACTATTTGGTGATCTTGGTTTGTCTATTGGTGATCTTGAGCCAGTTTATTCTGACAGTCAAGCTGCTATGCATATAGCTAAAAATCATGTGTTTCATGAGCGTACAAAGCACATAGAAATTGATTGTCACTATATTCGTGACAGCATCAACGCTAGTTTAATTACATTGCATTTTGTTTCTTCTCTTGATCAGTTGGTTGATATTATGACAAAGGCTCTCTCAGGTGTACATCATCATGCTATTTTATGCAAGCTAGGTGTGTTTTCACCCTCCAGCTTGAGGGGGAAGGGGGGAGGGGTGTGAAGATGAAGCCCGATCAAGCCCATCTCCGGAATAAAGATACAGGCCCAGTCATTAAATAGACCCAGCCCAATgtaattttagttttaagttttcaCGTGTgtatgtgtttgtatatgtagTCAGATATTTTGGAATGAGAATATAACAATTCATTTTTGGCTATTTCTGTTTTGATTGACTTCCATTTTCTCTCTTCAATGGTGTTAGTTTCAATCTCATTTCACCATTGTTGGTCACATATGTAGCTTAATAGTTTTCGTTTAAAGCAAAACAAAGGTGTCATTTCAAgaatgttttgattatttttttttcagcgaaatattttttggaaagaTTTGGGGCAAAGCGAAAACATGTTTTACACACTGAGTAATGTCTTATACATTATAGAAGTTCTTTGGGAGTATTCTGATGAgacttttcttttcaatttttctaaAAACCTAGACTAGTCAAATGGCATAGGTTTTTGGGGAACTTTCACAAACAGACTGGGAAGATTTAACTAAAGGTGACATTTTAGTTGTGAAATTAGTATAGGTGACTTGTGGGTACCACATCAAatcaaaacccaattaaatttgggattaagaagATTGGGtccaaaatgtatttttttcgAACTTctaaatcttttataaaatacaaaaaaatccCAACTTAATTCAAAAAAACCCACCAGCCCCccttctcctcctcccacccctccccaGCCCCACCCTCGccgcccccctcccccccccaccaaatttttttttttttttaaagaaaagtttggatattttttatttgctttttcaccaaAGACTCCCTCCCCTCCTCCTTCACCCCCAGACctccccccccaaccccccgcccaattttttttttttttttaaaatttaatttctttatttatttgttcaccccctcctcctcccaaccCTCCCCCCGCGCAATCACCCCCCTCCGCaccccttaattttttttttttaaaattttaattttttttatcagtCTCCACTCTTCTTCCTTCCACCCCTCCCCcccgtccccccccccccccgtgcccaaatatatatatatattttttttaagttttgttatttgatttgctttttcaccagccacccccctccccacaatttttttttcaagtattgattttctttatttatttgttcagcacccccccccccccacacccccacccccacccccaaaaaattttgattttttttaccgGTCGCcactcctcctcctcccacccctccccccaccaaaaaattttgaaatttttttctttttgtttttttgcaccccTCACCctaccaaaaaaaattgttttaaaaaaaagaagtattgaaatttttttgtttttttgcaccaccaaaccccccccccctcccccccaccccccaaaaatattttttcttgaaaagaagttttgaattatttttttttggtttcttacttcccccacccaccccaaaaaaaattaattttgttttaaaaaaaagtattggaaagtttttatttttgattttttgcctccctcccccccccccccccaccccatccccctcaaaaaaaaaaaatcttgaaaggaagttttgaatttttttttttttttttgggtttaggaaaagtttgtAGTGAATGGATGGTTTTTTTGTTACTGTCTGGTATGATTCAGGGTTTAGAAAAATATATCCAACAGATAGTTTTTTTGTTCCTGTCCTTGTATTTATCCGATTCTATTTGTAGAAGAtaaccaacagatttgtagttattgcaacaagttctacactttttgcaacaagtagacaatctatTGTAACGACTcactaatctgttggacataatTGCGAGTTATTTGcttgtttgtagaagatatctatgatttgtagttgttgcaacaagttctacacttgttgtaataagtgacaatctgttgcaacaactatcatctgttggacatagcttcaatcatttagttttttttgtagaagatatcctacagatttgtagttgttgcaacaactacaaatctgttggacatagcttcagttatttaatttttttttgtagaagatatcctacagatttgtagttgttgcaacaagttctacacttgttgcaacaagtagacaatctgttgcaacaactacaaatctgttggatataacttcagttatttggttcggttggtagaagatatccaacagatttatagttgttgcaataagTTCTACACTTAttgtaacaagtagacaatctgttgcaataactacaaatctgttggacatagcttcagttatttggttctgtttgtagaagatatcaatgatttgtagttgttgcaacaatttctACACAtattgcaacaagtagacaatttaTTTATGAATCAGCAAATGTTGAGGAAAGATATAATCAAATTGAGCAGCCAAACTGATAATCAATCCTtagaaagagatgaagaacagAGCAAAGAAGCAGTAGATACAAACGAAGAAAGTGAATaagaactagaagatgaagaaattgatgatggaaatgaaggagaTGGAGCAGATCAAGGAAATCTGCTACACCTTAGAAGGCGATTCTTTGAACaaattattacttaagttgtggtatttggagccaaggttgtcattgaacaattttttttttttttttttttttggtcctttatgttatttgtgaatgatgtttatgaacttatttattttgattagttgtggtATTTGCAACTAAGGTGGTACATTGAACAATTtttgtttatgaacttatttattttgcttactaaTTATTGCAACAGATGCATGcagttgttgaagaagttgcaacaagttactaatttgTTTCAATAAGTTACtaatctttttaaacaagttgcttagttgttgcaataaattattcaccttgttggaaaaaaaatcaaacaatggcttaaattattgcaaaaactaaaaatatgtcGCAACATATgagttaattgttgcaacagatcatacacttgttgaagaagttgcaacaagttattaATCTGTTTCAACAGATGGATCAGATGTTTAAGCAAgttgcttagttgttgcaacatatttgaattattgcaacaacttacttaTATGTTGCAGCagatatctcatatgttgcaacaacttactcatatgttgcagcaggtatctcatatgttgcaacaacttactcatatgttgcagcagatatctcatatgttgcaacaacttactcatatgttgcaacaactcctccattgttgcaacatattcacgATATTGATCACATTGaattcctttgtttatactgaataacattgaattcatttgtttatcactaaatatggttgaattAAGTACTTCACATCAAaacactctaatgatcactcgatttaggaagaatacacttagaattACCAATCTAATCTAtgaaattactatctaatccattaaggatattatatatatatatatatatatatatatatatatatatatatatatatatatatatatattcatcactaAATACCATTTATTTCCTTTGCTTAACattaaatatgggtgaatcaagtagttcgcaTTAAATTACtccaatgatcactcgatttagtgcatactgacttagtagatcatctttcacgactcaaaatatatcaaattgattaagtattatacattgatcactaaatatcattgatttcctttatttatccCTAAATATGTGTGAAttaagtagttcacatcaattcactctaatgatagCTCGATTTAGCGCATATACTGACTTAGTATATCAtatttcctgactcaaaatacatcaaattgattaagtatatacattgatcactaaatatcattgatttcctttgtttatcattaactatgggtgaatcaagtagttaaGTGCATcttgacttagtagatcattttcttgactcaaaataccatcaaattgattaagtattatatattaatcactaaatatcattgatttcatttgtttatcactaaatatggggatatcaattcactctaatgatcattggatttagtgcatactgacttagtagattatctttcctgactcaaaataccatcaaattgattaagtattataaatTGATCACTAcatatcgttgatttcctttgtttattactaaatatcattggtttccctttgttgatcactaaatatgggtgaatcaagtagtattTGTTGCAACTACTGTAatatctgttgcagcaagtgtagtatctaTTGTAACAAGCTTGTAGTATATCACATTGCGGCAAGTgacatagttgttgaacaagtccttactcttgttggataaacacaacaagttacccgAGTTCTACAACAAGTCACtcacttgttggaaaaactaaaatataacttaGTTGCTGCAACAAGGCACTGTCGGTTGTTGCAACAGTTGCTTACTTGTTGAAAATCTTTTAGCGgtggataaaacccaacaagatACTAGTTCTTTGCAACAAGTCCttgttacttgttggataaaacacaacaagttacagagctgttgcaacagattcatTAGTTGTTGGAAATTGTTCAGcaatttattaacaagaatacacacatttgtgattgaacacgatcaacatatcatataaactaaGTTCACAAACACCAAGAACATAAATTATCATTCTAAAAAAGaacaacattaaaatgtcataaagttccaacaaataactattattacaacacagtacaattaacaactatggagcatttcggTTTGGACATGTTGTTTTTTGTGCCAAGCTGTTTTGCATAAGGAGCATTTGTTTTTAAGTTCGCAATGATTCCCGATTCCACGCATCCTCTTTGTCCGCCTTCTTCTGGGTTTGCTAGGATCAACATATGAAGGAGGTATCTCTCTCTCGCtaattcaaaatttcttttcaagattttttttttttaggtggggtggggtgcaaaaaacaaaaaacaaaaaattttcaaatttttttttaaaacaattttttttttggggtgggtgggtggagtaagaaaccaaagaaaaaaaaaatttcttttcaatttttttttgctttgggggggggggggagggaggagtggggtgggggtggcgcaaaaaaccaaaaacaaaaacttttcaaaacttttaaaaaaaattaaaattaactttttttttggaggtAGGGGtgtgggcggggggggggggggggatggtgccaaaaaccaaaaataaaaaccttttaaagataatttttttttgggagggtggggctgggtggtgcaaaaaaaaaaaaaaatttaaaaatcttttttaaaaaaatatttttttggtgggggtaggggtggggggCTAGGGAGGGGGCGTGGTGGGGGctagggggtgggggtggtgcaaaaaaaaaacttttaaaaatattttttttggtgggggtaggggtgggggCCATGGGAGGGGGGCGTGGTGGGGGGCTGGGGGTGGGGGttgtgcaaaaaacaaaaaaaaaaaaaaaaaaaaaaaaaaacttttaaaaatctttttttaaaaaatattttttggtgaGGGGGTGGGGGGCAAGGGAGGGGGCGTGGTCGAGGGGGGGGGTGGGAgtggtgcaaaaaaataaaaaaaaaaagcttttaaaaatctttttttaaaaaacatttttttttggtggggggtgggggtgggggtgggggtgggggcaAGGGAGGGGGCATGGTCGGGGGGCCGGggcgggggtgggggtggtgcaaaaaaaaaaaaaaaaaaaattcaaaatctttttcaaaaaaacatttttttttttgtggggggtgAGGGGCGGCGGGGGCGGGGCGGGGGGATGGGGGCAAGGAGGAGGGTGGGGGCGAGGGAtaaaatgttaaaaataaaacttgagagcaaagtgttaaaaataaagttgagggtCAAAGTGTCAAAAACAAAACTGTTGGGCAAGCTTAAAAccccttaatcactaatcaaaAATCATCACCTCTGctcaataattaaaatttgaatcaCTTCCactcaattttaaaacttaaaggTCACTTAAATTTAAATGCCCCAACAGACTGAGTACTCCTCAGATTCAAATTCTCTAACTATCAAATTTACAACAAGAAAAAAACTTCTTGTTtctcaaaaaccaaaaaaagtcTGGTGTCCAATAAAATGTACCcatcaaaaagcaaaaaaaaaagaaaaaaaaaaaaaagaaaagaaaaagaaagcgtAAAAAAATCTGGCAGAAAGATATGAGAACAGAGACaaacataagaaaagaaaaagaaagcctACAAAAATCTGGTAGAAAGATATGAGAACAGAGAAAAACATTTGTTCTTTGCTTGCTCATCACCTTTATTTGTTCTCGATGGATGATGTACATACGTACTATAATTTCCTTCGCTGACACTTATGCTTTGCCTTAGCTTCAAACATGTCCACGGTACAATTTCTCCCTACTTTCCCTTTATAATATTAATACTTTGCAAATGTCTTTAATTCATCAAGGCATGCTCTAAAATAACTTCCAAGAAAATGGCGGAAGAGTCTCGAGACACTCTGGAGTATACACCAACATGGGTGGTTGCCGTTGTCTGCTTCATCATCGTTCTCATTTCCCTTGTTGCTGAACGCGGCCTTCATCATCTTGGAAAGGTTCCTTCCTTGTCTCCCCTCGTTTGTCTTCCGTgtgatataacaataataataaagtcATTTTTCCGTTACAAAATGTAAAGAATGTGATTTGTTACTCTATTTTTAATAATTGAGTGATCATATATGTAAGCAATCAACTTATCTTTTTCGCGGTGCGGTGACAGAGACCTTGGATCAATTGAGTACTAAATTTTCTATATTATTGTGTTAATTATGATATCATGTTGCATACAGTTGTTCCGGGATAAGAAGCAAGATGCCCTATTCGAGGCCCTGCAGAAATTAAAAGAAGGTTTGACACACAATCTATTTTCGTTACAATATCTTTTAAGAAATTGAAAattcatatgtatattttaattggtttttggtattgaatttgcAGAATTGATGCTTTTGGGATTTATTTCCTTACTATTGACGGTGTTCCAAAAGTCAATAAGCAAAATATGCATTCCTGAAAATATTTCAATAATAATGCTTCCATGCAAGCTGAAAGAATCTGCTACTTCTAATCATCTCACTATAACGACTGGGAGACACCTTTTATCTGGAGCTAGCGGTGCAGACCATTGTAGCCGTCATGAGGTAgcatatgttttctcttaattatgttttctTTATCCAAGAAATAATGTAAGTTTCAATTATAACcttaacaataacaacaacaacaacaacaacatacccactgAAATCTCACAAAGTGGGGTTTGAGAAATTATaatgttaaatgaaaaataattaatttgagTCTTCTGAAGACTCAATAGCGGAGTCAGGATTTTTATTAAAGGGGaatcaaaacataaaaaataaataaatgaagacGCCAAGGAAACACCtataatatatacacaaaagtgaTTTTAacctattatatatatatcgtataaTGTTTCGACAAAAAGGATGCGGATGAACCCCTCCGATACCCTAGCTCCGCCTTTGAAGTATACCGGTAGAGTGATTATCCATATTATATTGTTAAATTTAATCTTATTGATCTTTTTGTGTAGGGAAAAGCTCCACTCTTATCCTTAGAGGCATTGCATCAActgcacattttcatatttgtcATGGCACTCACACATGTGATCTTCTGTGCCACCACCATGGTTCTTGGAGGGGCTAAGGTatcattttaattattaatttttaaaagaaaattagaacCCTTATTAATTTTCTTGgtcatttttttgaaaaaagagatTAGCATTTTGAGAAAACATCTATCATTGACAGTCAAAAAAGGGTAAAGAATGCCGCTTGACAAGCAAAAGCTTAGGTTATAATTAAAGTCCCATTAATCAAATTATATATGTTCATGAATCATGACCTTATAACTTTAGTTGttgacttttatttatttattcaacaCACTTACTTATAAGTTGTAGCAATTATTTTTACTTCTCACTAACATTAGTATGCAACCATGTAATATAATATTCAGCACTTAATTAACGCCTTCTTGTTTGCTAAAATAGATACAACAGTGGCGACATTGGGAACAGTCGATTCAAAGGGAATCAAGACCACATCATGGTAGAATTATGTTACTTATTGTTCGTTATTTGTTTATGTCTATACTTCTTTTAAAGGATTATAACCATATGATATCCTCTACGTATAGTGCATATTGTCCATCTTCAATCGTTCGTGGATAGAGCTGGTAGATATTGGAGGAAGTACGCTCTCATTAGTTGGACGGTAAGTTGATGGATTGCTAGCGCACGTTTGGTGTGACAAAAgatatttaatttattaaagattttctattttttttttctatagaGATTGATAACAATTTTATCAAATCAGATAGTATTTTGATGAAATATTTCAATGTTAAAAATTGATATGAATGTCTAGGTATTGATTAGGTAATTGATATTAAGTTAAGAGTTGAGATGGTTATGAAGAAAAATGAGTACTTCTCCCGAAAGTCGAAGTCATTTCTccttttttaatgaaaaatgtTTCCGCCAATCAAATACTAAAAAATAACTCATTTTCAGAGAGAATATGGAAAAGGGAAGAGGTAACATTTTCCATGTCTATAATAGGTGGCGTTTTTCAAACAATTTTATGGTTCAGTAACCAAGTCAGACTACGTTGTCTTGCGGAGTGGATTTATCAGGGTAAGTTGTACTAATGCTTTCcgttatcttttattttatcatTACTTTGTGCCAATTCTATGCTCTTTTACAGTCTAACTATAGtccattctttttattttatgtatgatACAGAAACATTGGCCAACCAATCCTAAGTttaattttcacaaatatatGTTGCGGAGACTGGAGCATGATTACAAAAAGATTGTCGGAATCAGGTAAATGAACATACATATAATAACAACTCGATAATCTTAGATTCAATTATATATAGTCAAgctaaattttggaaaatgatCTTGAACAGTTGGTACTTGTGGCTTTTCGTCGTTCTCTTTCTGCTAATCAACATTGCAGGTACTTTTCTATCCTAGCATATGAAATCTTACTCCTGAGTTTGCTTATCTTTTCACTATTTCTATCGTATTATATATGTTTCACTTTGAGCAACGAAATACTCCTATTAATGTATGGCTCAAATATGCAGGATGGAACTCTTACTTTTGG encodes:
- the LOC132064447 gene encoding MLO-like protein 13 isoform X1, with product MAEESRDTLEYTPTWVVAVVCFIIVLISLVAERGLHHLGKLFRDKKQDALFEALQKLKEELMLLGFISLLLTVFQKSISKICIPENISIIMLPCKLKESATSNHLTITTGRHLLSGASGADHCSRHEGKAPLLSLEALHQLHIFIFVMALTHVIFCATTMVLGGAKIQQWRHWEQSIQRESRPHHVHIVHLQSFVDRAGRYWRKYALISWTVAFFKQFYGSVTKSDYVVLRSGFIRKHWPTNPKFNFHKYMLRRLEHDYKKIVGISWYLWLFVVLFLLINIAGWNSYFWLSFLPLVLLLLVGTKLEHIITELAQEVDERSSVVDDTTPIRPSDDLFWFHSPALVLYLIHFILFQNSFEIAFFVWIWCTYGFKSCIMEEVGLIIPKVVIGVIVQVLCSYSTLPLYALVTQMGSRFKKGMLDQQMEERLSEWASRDRAGSSTQNRMVTGTLESIYVSTRPPAFNEIENIPSSVELSYPNKPQNTP
- the LOC132064447 gene encoding MLO-like protein 13 isoform X2; the encoded protein is MAEESRDTLEYTPTWVVAVVCFIIVLISLVAERGLHHLGKLFRDKKQDALFEALQKLKEELMLLGFISLLLTVFQKSISKICIPENISIIMLPCKLKESATSNHLTITTGRHLLSGASGADHCSRHEGKAPLLSLEALHQLHIFIFVMALTHVIFCATTMVLGGAKIQQWRHWEQSIQRESRPHHVHIVHLQSFVDRAGRYWRKYALISWTVAFFKQFYGSVTKSDYVVLRSGFIRKHWPTNPKFNFHKYMLRRLEHDYKKIVGISWYLWLFVVLFLLINIAGWNSYFWLSFLPLVLLLLVGTKLEHIITELAQEVDERSSVVDDTTPIRPSDDLFWFHSPALVLYLIHFILFQNSFEIAFFVWIWCTYGFKSCIMEEVGLIIPKVVIG